Proteins from one Prevotella sp. E2-28 genomic window:
- the dprA gene encoding DNA-processing protein DprA: MNSELYYTIALTRMTGFNFQTALHLYRTLGGGQAVYEHRNDIKDVMPECSDRLATSLKDWTLPLTRAAQEMEFITKHRITPLLLDSENYPQRLSECPDAPILLYYMGSANLNQRRVINIIGTRHCTTYGKDLIRRFVSDLKHLCPEVLIVSGLAYGIDICAHRNALENGYDTVGVLAHGLDEIYPSAHRETAKKMLTQGGLLTEYMTETRADKLNFVKRNRIVAGMSDATILVESAAKGGGLITSRIAMDYNRSVFAFPGAVGAPYSEGCNLLIRDNGASLITNAEDFVNAMGWQGDIQLQQAQTRGIERSIFPELSDEEQKIARILDEFGDFQLNQLSVKTNIPIGKLTALLFQMEMKGVVRPLAGGTYHLLK, encoded by the coding sequence ATGAACTCTGAACTCTACTATACCATAGCCTTAACCCGCATGACGGGTTTTAACTTTCAGACCGCCCTTCACCTCTACAGGACACTAGGGGGCGGACAAGCTGTTTATGAGCATCGCAATGACATCAAGGACGTGATGCCCGAATGCAGTGACCGCCTGGCTACAAGTCTGAAAGACTGGACACTACCCCTGACACGTGCTGCTCAGGAAATGGAGTTTATCACTAAGCATCGCATCACCCCGTTACTTCTAGACTCTGAGAACTATCCTCAGCGTCTCAGCGAATGCCCCGATGCTCCTATCCTATTATATTATATGGGCTCGGCCAACCTGAACCAACGGCGTGTTATCAATATCATTGGTACCCGTCACTGCACCACCTACGGTAAGGACCTGATACGTCGGTTCGTCAGCGACCTGAAACACCTCTGCCCAGAAGTACTCATCGTTAGTGGATTGGCCTATGGCATAGATATCTGTGCCCATCGCAATGCGCTGGAAAACGGTTACGATACGGTGGGTGTATTGGCTCACGGACTGGACGAGATTTATCCTTCAGCCCATCGTGAGACCGCCAAAAAGATGCTGACTCAAGGTGGGTTACTCACAGAATACATGACGGAGACACGTGCTGACAAACTGAACTTCGTAAAGCGCAATCGCATCGTGGCTGGTATGAGTGATGCCACGATATTAGTGGAAAGTGCTGCGAAGGGTGGCGGCCTCATCACCTCACGTATCGCAATGGACTACAACCGTAGCGTGTTTGCCTTCCCAGGTGCCGTGGGTGCCCCCTATAGCGAAGGGTGTAATCTGCTGATTCGCGATAATGGCGCCTCACTGATTACCAATGCCGAGGATTTTGTTAATGCCATGGGATGGCAAGGTGATATCCAACTACAGCAGGCACAGACAAGAGGTATCGAGCGGAGCATCTTTCCAGAACTATCTGACGAGGAACAGAAAATCGCCAGAATCCTCGATGAATTCGGCGATTTTCAACTTAATCAGCTATCCGTGAAGACAAACATACCTATTGGTAAACTAACTGCTCTACTTTTCCAAATGGAAATGAAAGGTGTAGTACGTCCATTAGCGGGCGGTACCTATCACCTACTGAAATAA
- a CDS encoding thioesterase family protein codes for MNYIFETRMEVRDYECDIEGIVNNAQYVHYCEHTRHLFLKECGLSFAEMHNKGVDAVVARMQLQYKVPLRPDDEFISRLNLTKEGIKYVFHQDIYRASDEQLCFRGKIELVCLVNGRLGNSADYDAAFEQFIVHNS; via the coding sequence ATGAATTACATCTTTGAAACGCGCATGGAAGTGCGCGACTATGAATGTGACATCGAAGGCATTGTGAACAACGCCCAGTACGTACACTATTGCGAACACACACGTCATCTGTTCCTGAAAGAGTGTGGCCTCTCATTTGCCGAGATGCACAATAAGGGCGTGGATGCCGTGGTGGCACGTATGCAACTACAATATAAGGTGCCCCTACGACCTGACGATGAGTTTATCTCACGCCTGAACCTCACAAAGGAAGGTATCAAATACGTGTTTCATCAGGACATCTATCGTGCCAGCGATGAACAGCTGTGCTTCCGCGGAAAGATAGAACTGGTTTGTCTGGTAAACGGACGCTTAGGCAACAGTGCCGATTATGATGCCGCATTTGAACAGTTCATAGTTCATAATTCATAG